TATTGACGAACAGGATAACTATAAAGACAGCTTCCCTTTCCTTGACGCCGATAAGCAGGAGTACATGAAGTACGTCACGGAAGGCGGAACGGTATTCTTTCAAAACTGCCATTATTGTCATGGCGATCAGTTGAATGGTCTGGGCATGTTCTCTCATGTATTCAACCCGACTCCGGCAAACTTTGTCGATCCGGGTACGATTGCGATGTTGAGAGAGTCCTTTCTGTTCTGGCGTGTTGCAAAGGGCGGACCGGGTCTGCCCAATGAATCGACGCCTTGGTCGTCTGCAATGCCACCTTGGGAAGAGCATTTGAATACCGATGAAATGTGGAAGGTCATCCTGTTTGAATACTGGTACACGGGCTGGCATCCACGAACATTCGATACCGAATCTGCTTCAGGTGGTGGAGAATAATTTAGTTAATTATTAAATCCGGTTAATTAACCTATTCATAAAATGGTGAACCATGTTAAGTGCTAACAAACATTTCAAAACACTGCGCTGGATGTTGCTGGCGATGGCGGTGGGGTTCTTGACCCCCGCTGTATCGTTCGCAGCCCCGGCAGACGCGGTGAAAAAAGACGTGCTTGAGCAAGGTAAGAAAATTTACTTCAAGCGATGCGTCTGGTGTCACGGCGTTGAAGGCGGAGGAGACGGCCCGGCAGCGGATCGTCTTTTCACCCGCCCCCGAAACTTCATTCAGGGTACTTTCAAGATCCGGGTTACGGATTCTGGTGAATTGCCATTGGAAGAAGATTTGATCAAGACGGTAACTAACGGACTTCCGGGTTCTGCAATGCCGCCTTGGGGTAATGTATTGAAGAAAGATGAAATCGTAGCTGTTGTTAACTTCGTTAAGACTTTGGTTCAGGATCGTAGTTTCGACGATTCGGATGAAGAAGTTTTCACCCAGGATTTCGGTACGAATCCTTGGGGAACCAAAGGTCCCTATCATTTGGGGATTCCTCAGGAAGCGGTTGACGCAGGTAAAGAAATCTTTATCAAAAATAAATGCTTCGAGTGTCACGGCGGCGAAGGTCGCGGTGATGGTAACCCGACGATGAAAGACGACTGGGGATTCCCGATCGTTGCGGCGGACTGGCAGCAATGCTGGAACTTCCGCGGTAGCCGAAGGAATCATTACGATCCTTTCAACGTTGTACGAACCATCTCCACCGGTTTGAACGGCACGCCGATGCCTAACTTCAAAGATCAGATCACTGTGGAAGATCGTTGGAAGTTGGCGGCATTCGTTAACTCTTTGTGTCCGAGAAAGAACATTGATCCGCTCGCTAACAAACCGGTCAATGACTTCCTCATCAGTTCAGAGTTTACTGAAGGTCCGGTTGCTAAAACGATTGATGATCCGATGTGGACCACTCCCGACGCTGATCCCAAGATCACCGGCTGGAGAGACTCTGAAGAGTATGCTGAAGAATGGGGTTCTATTCAACGACCTCGACGTAACTACATTGCGATGGCAGGTCAGATCACTCGCGGTAAGCGAAATTTTGATCCTAAAGTCGACAACCTCTGGGTAACGTCTCGTTGGAGTGAAGAAGAGAATGCTGTTTACTACCTGGTTGAATACCATGATCGTTTCCTTTCTGAAGATCCGGAATGGAGAGATATGGTGGCAATCGAATGGCCTGCACAGTTGCAGGATCTCTTCGGCGCTGAGAAGCCTTATTTCATCTTTGGCGACTCCAAGAAACCTGTACATATCTGGCGCGCAAGTTTTCTGGCTAAGAATTACCGCGCTTCTGCGGCTCCAAAGCCTGAAGGTTATGAGTTGGATATGAAAGTTGAGGAGTTGAACGGTAATGGCTTTGACGCGGTAACGGTCAGGGACAATACGGTTGTTGAAGTTGTTGACTCCAAGTTCATACAGGGACGTGTGAAAGTACTGTTCCGTCGTACTTTGACGACGGAGAATGCGGATAATCTGGAAGTTCAAATTCCGAAGAAACAGTTTATCCCGGTAGCTTTCATGCAATGGTCGGGTCGTGATCACGAGAAGGACGAGCACATGGCCATTTCGACCTGGTATTACACGATTCTTAAACCTTCGATTCCGACATCGATTTATTACAATGCCGTTATCATGGGTTGCGCTTTCGCAGGGTTTCAGGGTTGGTTGGTTTGGATGACTCGAAGAACTCGCAAGATGTATGACGAAGGCAAAGTTAAACGGGATGAACTTCCTGTATAACTGATAAGTAAGTATTAGACTAAAGGCCCGCCGGTTTCGGCGGGCCTTTTTTTATTGGATGAAGACAGGATACTTTAAGTAGAATTACCATGGATTGTGCCAGGGGTAAATGGTATCGGGAGTCAAGAATTGGGGCGTGATAAGGGGCGAACTCCTTATGGCATGAGCCCGAAGGGTAGGGGAATTTTGTGCTACTAGCGGGAAGACTGGGGTATTGGAGAGTTACACAACTTAATGCGGCAGCAGGAGACTGCAGGCTTTAAAGCCTGAGTCATTAGCAATTTTGGCTATGTGCAGATGCTAGTTTTAGAAGAGTCTCAGCGGGATTGCGAGAGAAGTCGTATATTCTGAAAGATGTTGCAGAAGGGTATTGCGGCGATCAATCTTCTTCGGAAACTTGTTCTAGATCCATATTGCCGTCATTGATTTCGCGAAGAGCGAGTTCAAAGAATTTTTTAGGCGAAGCATATTCTGCCGGATCGACATCGATGGTGGGTTGTGCTCCTTTTTCTATTTGATGGATGCGTTGTGCAACTAGAATACAAAGTAAAAAACGGCTTTTGACTACGTTTTGCGCTTCTTTGACCAGTTGCAGGGTTTCTTGCATTTCCATTTGGGAGCCTTTGAGAAATTCGTCGATAAAATTAAACTTACATTCTATTGAGACTTTTGTAAATTGTCAAACTGTAATCATGTAGCAAGCGCTGATTTTATGATTTCTACCGCTTGTTCACTATGTTCTCTTGTGATTTCGCGGTGAAACACGGCCCTGAAGGCGGGGCCTCTCAAATTTAATATTTTGAGTCCCTGCGCAGATGTTTTTGCGAGGAAGTCTTGAGCCGAAACCGATTTGCGCGTCATGTCAAAGAAAACGATGTTTGTTTTGATTTCCTCTGGATCAATTCGTATCCCTTCTATAGTTGCAAGAGACTGAGCAAAGTATTGAGCATTCATGCGATCTTCGCTCAATCTATCGGTCATTGTTTCCAGGGCGATCCGTCCTGCGGCGGCAAGGTGTCCCGCCTGCCTCATTCCTCCCCCAAGCATTTTCCTGACCTTCCTCGCGCGTTGAATGAATGCTTCGCTTGCGCATATCATCGAGCCAACTGGAGCGGACAGCCCTTTGGAAAAACAAAACATAACGGAGTCAAACCCCTCTGCCAGTTTCTCGGCTTTCTCACTGAGAGCCTCTGCGGCGTTGAACAGTCGCGCGCCGTCCAAATGCGTTGCCAGTCCATGGTCGTGAGCGAGTTGGGTGGCTTCGCGTGTGTAGTCGGTGGTCAGTGGAGAACCCTGACAATAATTATGCGTGTTTTCCAGAGCGATGAGTCGGGTGACGGGAAAATGCATGTCAGACGAGCGAATGGCTTTTTCAAGATCGTTCAAGTGAATGCGACCGTCTTTCAGGTTAGGCGCAGTACGCATGATGATGCCGCCCAGGGCGGAGGCGCCGCCGACTTCGTTGAGGAAGATATGACTTTGATCGCCAACGATAATTTCATCGCCCCGTGCGCAATGGGTCAGGAGGCAAATCAGATTCCCCATCGTTCCACTGGGAACGAACAGGCCTTTCGCTTTGCCCAGTTTTTGTGCGGCTAATTGTTCTAGCTGGTTGATGCTGGGGTCTTCTGCAAAGACGTCGTCGCCAACCTCAGCTGTGGCCATCGCGTCTCGCATTTCCTGGGTGGGTTGGGTCAGCGTGTCGCTTCGTAAATCAATCGTTACCATGTGTTGTCTCTATGCTTTGTGTCGTGGATTGTTTTTCCCGCTTGGCCTTGACGCGGTAGTAAAAGAGAGAGATAAAAAAAACCGGTAAACTCAAGCCTGCGAGAAGTATGTTTCTGGCCATCTCGCGCGTGAAGTCGAGGGATAACATGACGCTGTATTCTTCCTGAATGAGAAAGGTCAGCAGGGCGACGACGATGAACAGATAACCAAAACGTTTCCCACGTTTCGGGCCAGGGTTCACCATGCATGACGCGACAAAGTTAAGTCCGAGGAACAGCAGTCCGCTCAGGAACATCAGGTAGACGACGGAGTTTTGAGTGTGGCTCAACATTTTCTATAAAGTTTCAGCTCGAGGCATTGCAGTCGGGTCGAGAGCTTCGGCTAACGCGCGAAACTCTGAGTAAGGACCCGTTTAAAAAGTTTGGCCGCTATTTAAAAATATTGTAATCGGTCTGGAAGGGAGAATAAACCGATTTAACAGAAATAGGTGGGAATTAAAAATCGTAGGATGCGCTTCGACGGGAGTTAGCTATCTCCCGCCGAAGCGATTCTAAACGTTTAGAAGTAGAACAGCGCGTTGGCGGCGACTGTATCCTGACTGGAATTGAGCTGATTGTTGGAGCCATCGTTGAAGGCGAGGGCGGTCGATTCGTCGTGTCGGTATTCAACGCGGAACACAAAGTTCTGGTTCACGCGAATTTCCGGGGTGAGGGTGAGCTCCCACATTTTCTGTCCCGTCGTCACGTTGGCGCGAAAGCCGTCGTCGTCGTTAAAAAATTCGCCGCGCGCGTTCATAGAGAACCATTTGTTGTAGTCGTGACGCAGAATAGCCGCCACGCCCCACCATTCAGCATCGTCGCGCAGGCGAGCGAGAGACGCGGATTCTTGCGTGCCGTAGTCGAAGTTCAATTGCATGAAGGTCTTGTCCGTGAGAGCGACGTCGACCACGACATCCCAGATATTGCGCCAGTCGGAATTATTGTTGGCGGAGGAAGCGCCGCCGCCTGCCCAGTTGAACAGGATATTAACGTCGTCGGACGCGGCGTAGGCGATTTGAGCGCCCAGAGTTTTATCGTTGTTGTTGTCGGTCGTGTTGTCCCAGCCGTTGGCGATCATGCCGAGTACGCTGACTTTTTCGTTCACGTCGTAGATGGCGCGCACACCGGTGTGCGTGAAGGGAATGGCGAGGCCGAACATGAAGGAACGGGAAATATTGCTGTTCCATCCGTCGTAGCCTTCGATCACTTCCGCGCCGATATGCGTTATGAATTTACCGCCGTCGATTTGCAGGCCGTTGCCGATGGGCGCCCGATACGATACATAGCCTTGTTGTAAGTCAAAATCATGCGTTTGAACGTCGCCGGCGCTTGCAGTCGATTTTGCGACTTCAGGCAAGC
This window of the Candidatus Nitrohelix vancouverensis genome carries:
- a CDS encoding c-type cytochrome, whose translation is MLSANKHFKTLRWMLLAMAVGFLTPAVSFAAPADAVKKDVLEQGKKIYFKRCVWCHGVEGGGDGPAADRLFTRPRNFIQGTFKIRVTDSGELPLEEDLIKTVTNGLPGSAMPPWGNVLKKDEIVAVVNFVKTLVQDRSFDDSDEEVFTQDFGTNPWGTKGPYHLGIPQEAVDAGKEIFIKNKCFECHGGEGRGDGNPTMKDDWGFPIVAADWQQCWNFRGSRRNHYDPFNVVRTISTGLNGTPMPNFKDQITVEDRWKLAAFVNSLCPRKNIDPLANKPVNDFLISSEFTEGPVAKTIDDPMWTTPDADPKITGWRDSEEYAEEWGSIQRPRRNYIAMAGQITRGKRNFDPKVDNLWVTSRWSEEENAVYYLVEYHDRFLSEDPEWRDMVAIEWPAQLQDLFGAEKPYFIFGDSKKPVHIWRASFLAKNYRASAAPKPEGYELDMKVEELNGNGFDAVTVRDNTVVEVVDSKFIQGRVKVLFRRTLTTENADNLEVQIPKKQFIPVAFMQWSGRDHEKDEHMAISTWYYTILKPSIPTSIYYNAVIMGCAFAGFQGWLVWMTRRTRKMYDEGKVKRDELPV
- a CDS encoding DNA-directed RNA polymerase subunit omega, translated to MQETLQLVKEAQNVVKSRFLLCILVAQRIHQIEKGAQPTIDVDPAEYASPKKFFELALREINDGNMDLEQVSEED
- the ltaE gene encoding low-specificity L-threonine aldolase, which encodes MVTIDLRSDTLTQPTQEMRDAMATAEVGDDVFAEDPSINQLEQLAAQKLGKAKGLFVPSGTMGNLICLLTHCARGDEIIVGDQSHIFLNEVGGASALGGIIMRTAPNLKDGRIHLNDLEKAIRSSDMHFPVTRLIALENTHNYCQGSPLTTDYTREATQLAHDHGLATHLDGARLFNAAEALSEKAEKLAEGFDSVMFCFSKGLSAPVGSMICASEAFIQRARKVRKMLGGGMRQAGHLAAAGRIALETMTDRLSEDRMNAQYFAQSLATIEGIRIDPEEIKTNIVFFDMTRKSVSAQDFLAKTSAQGLKILNLRGPAFRAVFHREITREHSEQAVEIIKSALAT
- a CDS encoding RTA1 domain-containing protein, with protein sequence MLSHTQNSVVYLMFLSGLLFLGLNFVASCMVNPGPKRGKRFGYLFIVVALLTFLIQEEYSVMLSLDFTREMARNILLAGLSLPVFFISLFYYRVKAKREKQSTTQSIETTHGND
- a CDS encoding porin; the protein is MKKISAALLTSLLLCGTYSDSARADSAMEILKDIEVHGFASASYNYNFHNPKSPTNGNSTNRIFDRDSNSFKFDVGELVLVRETPNVGDIGFRTDLTYGFSLPEVAKSTASAGDVQTHDFDLQQGYVSYRAPIGNGLQIDGGKFITHIGAEVIEGYDGWNSNISRSFMFGLAIPFTHTGVRAIYDVNEKVSVLGMIANGWDNTTDNNNDKTLGAQIAYAASDDVNILFNWAGGGASSANNNSDWRNIWDVVVDVALTDKTFMQLNFDYGTQESASLARLRDDAEWWGVAAILRHDYNKWFSMNARGEFFNDDDGFRANVTTGQKMWELTLTPEIRVNQNFVFRVEYRHDESTALAFNDGSNNQLNSSQDTVAANALFYF